ATGGGTGACCACGACCACCGGCATCCCGGTGTCGAGCAGGGTGGTGCCGTCCTTCCCACCCGAGCGCTCGTAGGTCTCGACCTGGTCCCGCACCCAGTCCCAGGGGCTCGGGGCGTATTCGCTGTCGTCGTCCATCTGGTCAGGCTACGAGGTCAGGTAGCGGTCGATCACCCGGTGCATGTGGAGGACGTTGCCCTCCTGGCGCGGGTTGAGCCGGAGCCCGCGACATCCTCGGGACCTCATCCCGGCCTGGACCTCGCCGAGGTTGCCGTAATCCTGGTTGGTGATCAGACCCCAGTCCCGCTCCTGCCAGTCGGCGAAGAACTTGCGGGTCGGCATCTTCCACTCGGCACCCGGTCGCGGCCATTCGAGCACCCACGTGTCCTTGATGGAGCTGTCGGGGTTCAGCCCGTTGGGACGCACGCGGAACAGGATGGCACTGCCGGGATACACCGGTCCCACCATGTTCGGGAACCACAGGACGTCGTCGGCGCTCGTCAGCTGGTCGGGCTCGAGCCCGGTCAGGTCGATCCCGCGCGACCGCAGCAGCTCGTACCGGCGCTCTTGGTACAGCTCGAGCAGGCTCCGGCTCCCCGGCTCGAGGGCCCGGACGTCCTCGACGATCGCCCGTTCCTCCTTGAGGAAGGCGCCGCCGAGGCCCGCGACCATGCTGGCCAGGATCTCACCCTCGTCGTACTGATCGGGCCCCAGGCCGAGGCGGGGGCTGGGCCGCAGCTGCCGGCGGGCGTTGGCCAGCCGGCCGTAGTGGGCGTGGACGTCGAACTGCTCGTACTCGAGAGCGACGTCGTCGGTGTAGGGAAGGATCTGGGGGTGCAACCCCTGCACGTGGTAACCCTCGTTGAAGGCGTCCACCACCGCCTTCCAGTTGGCGGGGACGACCGTGGTGAGATAGGCACGGAACCGCAGGTCCTCGAACCGGTAGGCGCGCAGGAGCGCCGGG
The window above is part of the Acidimicrobiales bacterium genome. Proteins encoded here:
- a CDS encoding aromatic ring-hydroxylating dioxygenase subunit alpha encodes the protein MHSADIAALLVHEDGLLPKERYTTRQFLDLEMDRLWSRVWQVACREEEIPERGDYLEYTIGDQSVLVVREGSGGIGSGGIRAYYNTCLHRGTRLAQGCGRLPDDRIRCPYHAWTYGLDGRLIDVPDRQEFPALPADLGLGAVRAEVWGGFVFVSLDPGAPPLLEFLDPLPALLRAYRFEDLRFRAYLTTVVPANWKAVVDAFNEGYHVQGLHPQILPYTDDVALEYEQFDVHAHYGRLANARRQLRPSPRLGLGPDQYDEGEILASMVAGLGGAFLKEERAIVEDVRALEPGSRSLLELYQERRYELLRSRGIDLTGLEPDQLTSADDVLWFPNMVGPVYPGSAILFRVRPNGLNPDSSIKDTWVLEWPRPGAEWKMPTRKFFADWQERDWGLITNQDYGNLGEVQAGMRSRGCRGLRLNPRQEGNVLHMHRVIDRYLTS